A region of Salvia splendens isolate huo1 chromosome 17, SspV2, whole genome shotgun sequence DNA encodes the following proteins:
- the LOC121774541 gene encoding uncharacterized protein LOC121774541 has translation MGHRRFLPKEHEFRKNRRLFDGTVEFGEAPQQLSGDMVMDDLRDFTKKYGKLVKDNTKLFNWKKKSIFFELPYWKDNMVRHNLDVMHTEKNVCESICATLLDLDGKSKDNYKSRQDLEQMGIRPELHPITNERGKVYLPAAAYTMSKKERTIFCQVLKNLKVPDGYASNISMCVQLKPPKLLGLKSHDYHIMMQQLLPIALRKTLSRTVRSPLIQLSKYFRELCCKVICPADIIRLEKDIVVVLCQLEKIFPPSFFDVMVHLSVHLATEVKLCGPVHYRWMYPIERYLGTLKSYVRNRSKPEGSIAEGYLAEECLRFCSLYLADYVESKFNRASRNETVTDNTKIGLDVFTINGRSLGKGTAMRLDDVTLKKAHQYVLFNCEAVRPYIEQYWEVVEQSHPHVARHQLERIHSERFAGWFAQYVEGLTVYEENPTLRALKLLARGPNIIGVKYKKYIVNGFRFHTKDLECTKKTQNSGVRVKATTSSFSSTRDQNPILSELDYYGILTDVVELDYNCGHRVVLFDCEWVSKGKRLKTDADGFTLANFSNVIRHYEPFILASQAEQVFYVEDPTESQWSVVVSAAARAHYGMEPIIDYRVG, from the exons ATGGGTCATCGAAGATTCCTACCTAAAGAACACGAGTTTCGGAAGAATAGACGACTCTTCGATGGCACAGTTGAGTTTGGAGAAGCACCGCAACAACTATCTGGCGATATGGTGATGGATGACTTGAGAGACTTTACTAAGAAATATGGTAAGCTAGTTAAAGATAATACAAAGCTTTTCAATTGGAAAAAAAAGAGTATATTTTTTGAGTTGCCATACTGGAAAGATAATATGGTTCGTCATAATCTCGATGTCATGCATACTGAAAAAAATGTCTGCGAGAGCATCTGTGCCACATTGTTGGATTTGGATGGTAAATCAAAAGATAATTATAAATCACGCCAAGACTTGGAACAGATGGGAATAAGACCTGAACTTCATCCAATTACTAATGAACGGGGAAAAGTTTATTTACCGGCAGCAGCTTATACGATGAGCAAGAAGGAGAGAACAATATTTTGTCAGGTCTTGAAAAATCTCAAAGTTCCTGATGGTTATGCCTCAAACATCTCAATGTGTGTTCAGTTAAAACCACCAAAATTGCTAGGCTTGAAAAGTCATGACTATCATATTATGATGCAACAATTATTACCTATAGCATTGCGAAAAACACTCTCTAGGACAGTACGTTCACCTTTGATACAGCTTAGTAAGTACTTTCGAGAACTATGTTGTAAAGTAATTTGTCCTGCTGATATCATTCGTTTAGAGAAAGATATTGTTGTGGTACTTTGCCAATTGGAGAAGATATTTCCACCATCATTCTTCGATGTAATGGTGCATTTGAGTGTACATTTGGCTACAGAAGTGAAGCTATGTGGGCCGGTTCACTACCGTTGGATGTATCCAATAGAGAG ATATTTGGGCACATTGAAATCATATGTTCGTAATCGAAGTAAACCTGAAGGTTCGATTGCTGAAGGATATCTAGCAGAAGAATGTTTGAGATTTTGCTCTTTGTATTTAGCTGACTATGTGGAGTCAAAGTTTAATCGAGCATCTAGGAATGAAACTGTTACAGATAATACAAAAATAGGATTAGATGTATTTACGATTAACGGTCGTTCTCTTGGAAAAGGAACTGCAATGAGATTAGATGACGTAACATTGAAGAAAGCTCATCAATATGTATTGTTCAACTGTGAGGCTGTCAGACCATACATTGA GCAATATTGGGAAGTAGTTGAACAATCTCATCCTCACGTTGCACGTCATCAGTTGGAACGTATCCACAGTGAAAGGTTTGCTGGTTGGTTTGCTCAATAT GTTGAAGGGTTAACTGTCTATGAGGAAAATCCAACATTAAGAGCTCTGAAGTTACTTGCTCGCGGGCCTAATATAATTGGAGTGAAATATAAAAAGTATATTGTAAATGGTTTTCGGTTCCACACGAAAGATTTGGAGTgtacaaagaaaacacaaaatagTGGGGTGCGTGTTAAAGCTACAACGTCAAGTTTTTCAAGTACTAGGGATCAAAATCCAATCTTAAGCGAGTTGGACTATTATGGAATTCTAACCGATGTCGTTGAGCTGGATTACAATTGTGGACATAGAgttgtgttatttgattgtgaATGGGTGTCAAAAGGAAAACGATTGAAGACAGATGCTGATGGATTTACATTAGCTAATTTTTCAAATGTGATACGCCATTATGAACCATTTATTCTTGCATCTCAAGCTGAGCAAGTCTTCTATGTAGAGGATCCAACTGAATCACAATGGAGCGTAGTTGTCTCTGCTGCAGCACGAGCTCATTATGGCATGGAACCTATTATCGAT TATAGAGTTGGATGA